From the Archangium lipolyticum genome, the window CGCTGGGCCATCTTCCGCTTCGCCGTGCGCGCCGCGGGTGCCCGGGCGCTGCCGCTGCTCGCGCAGATGGCCGCGCAGGACCCGCGCTTCCTCCAGGACTACCAGGACTTCCAGCGGCTCTACGCCGAGGGCGCGGTGGACTTCGCCCGCGTCTGGATGGGCAAGGAAGAGCGCCACCAATGCATCATGGAAGAAGGAGCGCCGCACTGATGACTCGCATGTCTCATGGACACCGCTCCACCGGCTGGCGCGTGGCGCTGCTCGCCGCCGCGGCCTGGCTGCTGCCCGCCGGCGCCTCCGCCGCCGGCACCGACAAGACGCCCCTGCGCCAGGTGACGTGCTCGTTCACCGGCATGGTGGACGAGCTGCGCGCGGCGCTGAAGTCCGGCTCGCCCGCCTACCGCAAGTACGTGAAGGAGCGGCTGAAGGTGGCCGCCCGGGCCATGCCCGCCGACGAGCTGCTCGCCGTCATCCAGCAGGAGAGGGATGCCGACACGCTGGAGGCCCTGGGCGCGGCCCTGGCCGGCAAGGCCAGCTTCAGCGAGGACGCCACGCTCCTCCAGCCGCTGCTCGCGCGCGCGGCGGGGGATGCCGATCCGGGCCTGCGCGCCGCGGCGGTGCGAGGGCTGCGCGGCACCGGCTCGGTGGACGCGATGGCGAAGAACGGCGGCGTGGTGACGTACGAGCAGCTCATCCGCGACAGCGCGCCCGAGGTGCGCCAGGCGGTGGTGGAGAACCTCGTCCACGAGAGCGCGAAGGTGTACTTCGGCCACGACCGCACCGTGTCCGAGACGGCCGTCAACACGGCGCTGGCCGCGAAGGACCCCGAGGTGGCCGCGAAGCTGCTGTCCGAGGTCTCCATGGAGCAGGTGGGCCACGGCACGGTGGAGCAGCTCCGCCAGCAGCTGCGCTCGGACAACGCGAGCCTGCGCGGGGCGGCGGCGACGGCGCTCGGCGGCGTGCCCGGGGCGGAGTCCGCGAGCGTGCGCGACTCGCTCGTCGAGCTCTACCGCACGGACAAGGACCCGGCGGTGCGCAAGGCGGCGCTCCAGGGAATCGTCCGGCTGGGCATGGGCGGCGCGCTGTCCACGCTCGAGTCGCTGCGGGGCGTGGCGCCCGCGATGGATCCGGAGATCGACGCCTGGCGGACCGCGCTCGGGATGAACCTCCAGGAGTGGGAGCTGCTGCTCCGGGAGAAGGAGCGTCTGCGCAAGTAACGGGGGGAACGCAGTTCCGCAGTGCAACCTCAGAGGAGGCAGTATGAACGTGAAGAAGATGCTGTACGCCGCCGTGGCCCTCACGGCCGGCTGGGCGGGCGTGGCCGTCTCCGCCACCGCGAAGGGTCCCATCTGCGAGACCACCGCGAACGTGAACTCGACCACGTACTACAACTGCTCGGGCAGCAGCCACACCGCGCTCGACATGGGCAACGCGTCCTGCGGTGAGTGGAACCACCGCGCCATGCTCTCCGGCAGCTACTACTACCGGTACTACGGCGGCTGTGCGGCGGCCTGCTACGGCTCGACCTGCAACGGCGGCGCGGGCAACTACTACGTCGTCACCGGCTCCAACGGCTGGGAGCACCGCCAGCTTCACATCTACGCCAACGTCAGCTCCGGCTCGAAGACGTGCGACGGCTGCGCGCTGGGCCTCGTGGGCGGCACCGGCAGCGCCACCGGCCCGCACGTGCACGCGGACAACCGTCAGTACGGCACCCGCAAGTCGGCCTGGTACACCAGCAAGGGCACCACCTGCGGCTCCAGCGCCTACTGCGGCAACGTGGTCGGCTACCCCACGCTTCAGTAGTAGTCCCCCTGCCCCGCTCCTCCACCTCGCGGAGCGGGGCAGCTCCTCCCGGCCGGTGGCCCGCCCGCTCGCCCCACGGGCAGGAGACCCGAGGCCCCATGCCCATTCGCTTGTGACCGCTCGCTCCGGCTCCCCACCTTGTCCCAAGGGAACCGTTGAACGCGGCGGAAGGAAGGGATGGGCATGCACAAGTGGACATGGAGCCTGACGGCGGTGGCCCTGCTCGGCCTCGCTTCCGGCTGCAACAAGGGGAACAACGAGAACGCGAATGACCGGGGCGTGGTCGCGACGGAGCGCGGCCGCATGGGCGAGGAAGCCCCGGTGGAGAACGAGAGCGTCACCGAGCAGAAGCCCGAGGTCATCGGCGGCGAGGACCTGGCGGACCAGGAAATCTACGGCACGGTGACGGGAATGGGCGCCCAGAGCATCACGGTGCGCGACAACAGCGGGAGCACCACGATGACGCTCGCGCTGCAGGAGGACACCCGCTTCCTCAGCCAGGGCCAGCCGGCGCAACGCACCCAGCTGCGCGAGGGCGTGCAGGTGCGTGCCTCCTATGACGAGCTGGGGGGCAAGTACGAGGCCACCACGGTGGAGCTCTTCCCCAAGGCGGCGAAGCCCCAGACCCCGGAGAAGTGAGAGGTGTTCCCATGCAGCATCACACGCGAGAGATTCCCCGCGAGGTGTGGTCCGACTACCTCACCCTGCTGAGCAGCATCGAGCGGGACCACCAGGTCCGTGTCGAGGCAGGGAGTCCGGACCTGGGCGAGCAGACGGTGGCCGCGAGCCTGCCGCTGGTGGACATCTCCGTCGAGGAGAAGGGCAGCGACGAGGGGGCCATCGAGGTGACGGTGGGACGGCCCGGCGAGGAGATCACCCACCGCATCCTGCACCCGGAGCACGTCTGGGCCGAGGAGAGCGACAGCGGAGACATCGAGTGCCTGGACATCGAGGACTCGGACCACGTGAAGACGCTCATCTACTTCGAGCCGCGGCTGGGGCTCGAGGAGGGCCTGTCCCAGCAGGTGTAGCCGGAAACGGCGAGGCCGGAGACGCCCCACCCCCCAAGAGGTGGTGCATCCCCGGCCCCTGTGTCAGCTCAGACGAGCGGACGGATTACGGGTACAGCGCGCGGGCGCCGGTCTTGTCCAGGCTGGTCAGCACGAGGTCGCCCGTCTGGGTGCCGTTGCACTGGGGGTAGTGCATGACGGAGGCGCGGTCGTAGGTGCTGGTCAGCGCGCGCCACTGGTTGTCCTCGTAGCAGCCGGAGGAGGTGGAGCGGGTGTGCTCGTGGCGGAAGCCGAGCGTGTGGCCCAGCTCGTGGCGCAGCACGCCCGTCAGGGTCCAGGAGCCCGAGCTGCCGAAGGCGCTGGTGTCGATGAGGACGTTGCGGGCCGAGCGGCTGGAGTTCGGGAAGAACGCGCGCGCCACGTAGCCGGCGCCGCTCACCTGGCGCACGTCGAACACCACCGCCGACTGGGACGCGGTGCAGTTGGAGTCGTAGCTGCTGCTGTGCACGAAGTTGACGTTGGCGGTGGCCTCCCAGGCCGCGGTCGCGCTGTTCATCGCGCTCACCACGGTGTTGTAGCGCGAGCCGAACGAGGAGGAGCTCACGCAGTAGGTGATGTTGCGGGCCGCGGTGGCGCTCCACTTGATGTCGCGGCCGCTCACGTAATACACGGCCAGCCCGCCCTCGGCGGTACCTACGTCGCCGTTGGCAACGAAGTTGTCATAGTACTCGCGCAGACCCTGCACGCCCTCGACGGCCTCGTCGCCGTTGACGACGTAGACGTCGCCCTCGTCCTTGATGGCCTGGGCCTGGAACTCCTCGAACGTCGGGATCTGCTGCTCGGCGGCCTCGGGGCCACCGCAACCAACAAGAGCCACACCAGCCAGCAACGCCATCGAAAGCTTGCGCATGGGGGATTCCTTTTCGGGAACTTCAGGGGGTTGGCACGGCCGCCTGGGTTTCCCCAGCCGCGGTCGCGCGCCGCCTCCCATGAGCAACCGCCGGGCCAACCGTCCACGCTTCGGGAAATCGCGGACTTGGCGAGGATGGCGCGGGGAGTCGTGGAGTATTGGGAGTCCAGGTATTCCTGGGTTCCCTGTAAAGGACCCTGACTTTTCGCGCGAAATCCCTCGTGGTGCCGGGCGTTTATCCGCTTCCCGTCATCACTGTCCGACTCTCGGACGAGGTGTCGCCGTATCAGACAGCGGGCACACGTCTCCTGATGGAGGACCTCTCCAACAAGGAAACGGCCACGGACTCGGTCCAAATACAGCCACGGCGGCAAGTACAACCACAACAGCGGGCACCGCATTCATTGAAGGGCCAAGGAAGCGCCCTCCCGAGGACGGGAGGGTGGGCTTCCCTGGCCCGGACATCACCTACGAGGCCCAGGGGGCCTGGGGACTACGGGTACAGCGCGCGGGCGCCGGACTTGTCGAGGCTGGTCAGCACGAGGTCGCCCGTCTGGGTGCCCCTGCACTGCGGGTAGTGCATGACGGAGGACGAGTCGTAGCTGGTCAGCGCGCGCCAGTTGGCGTCCTCGTAGCAGCCGGTGCTGCTCAGCCGGGTGTGCTCGTGGCGGAAGCCGAGGGTGTGGCCCAGCTCGTGGCGCAGCACGCCGGTCAGCGTCCAGACGCCCATGTTGCCGAAGGCGCTGCTGTCGATGAGGACGTTGCGGGCCGAGCGGCTGGAGTTCGGGAAGAACGCGCGCGCGGTGTAACCGGCGCCGGTCACCTGGCGCACGTCGAACACCACCGCCGTCTGGGACGCGGTGCAGTTGGAGTCGTAGGCGCTGCTGTGCACGAAGTTGACGTTGGCGGTGGCCTCCCAGGCCGCGGCCGCGTTGTTCATCGCGCTCACGACGGTGCTGTAGCGCGAACCGAAGGAGGAGGAGCTCACGCAGTAGGTGAGGTTGCGAGCCGCGGTGGAGCTCCACTTGATGTCACCGCCGATGTAGTACACGGCCAGCTCGCCATTGGCGGTGCCCACTTCGCCGTTGGCCACGTAGTTGTCGTAGTACGCGCGCAGCCCCTGGACGCCCTCGACGGCCTCGTCGCCGTTGACGACGTAGACGTCGCCCTCGTCCTTGATGGCCGAGGCCTGGAACTCCTCGAACGTGGGGATCTTCTGCTCGGCGACCTCGGGACCACCGCAACCAACGAGGGCCACACCAGCCAGCAACGCCATCGAAAGCTTGCGCATCGGGATTCCTTTTTCGGGGACTGCAGGGGGGGATAAGGAGCGCGCTCGCCCGGGACTCCCCGGCCACGACCGCGTTCTCATTCCCTGAGCAACCCCCGAGCCAGGAATACGGCTCCTTGGAATTTCCAGGACTTGGCTGGATTCGCCTGGATTCCAGTGGAGCATCCGCGCTCCAACCGGGGCGCCAGGGATGCCAAATCCCTTTACACTCCACTCTCCAAGATTCTGAGATTTCCAGAACCTGAGAACAAGACGGTACACCTGTCCTGGAATCGAACACCTGCTGTCGCCTGGGCGGCCACACGCCCGGTCACGCCGCGGCGCGGCGGAGAGAGAGGATCAGCCGTGGGCGGCCTCGGGCCCCTGGGCGGGCTCGGACGAGGTGCTGGCGTCGGCCTGGGCGAAGTAGATGCGCTCGAGCAGCTTGCGGTGGTGGATGAGGGGCTTGTCGTACTTGCCCAGCCGCATGCCCTTCATGCTGTAGGGGGTGTGGGCCACCAGGGGGATGAAGCGGGCGTCGTCGCGGACCTCGAACCAGCTCAGTAGGAGGGCGGCGCGACGCATCAGCGGCATGAGCGGGCGCAGGCGCTCGTCGTGGAGCTGGACGAAGGAGAAGAAGTGCAGGCGCGTGGTGCTCGCCGTCTCCGGCACGAAGAAGATGACGGCGCGGTTGACGAAGGGGCGCTGCTGGCCGGTGGGGCTCGTCCAGGTGATGGTGTAGTCGGTGCGCACGGGGTCGAAGCGCGTCACCCAGTGGTTGTGGAAGATGTCACCGTTGCGCAGCAGCAACAGGGGAATCAGGTACGAGGGCCGCTGGGGCGCGCTGTAGCGCACCTCGGTGCGGTCATCGAAGTTGTGGGCCTCGTACTCGATGTCCTTCGTCTGGGCGCGGCTCCACCCGAGGCGGGTGTGGACGAAGGGGGTGTGCTCGTCCTCGCTGAAGTTGTCGAGGGCCACGTGTAGCGGCGCGCGGAAGAGCATGGAGAAGGTGCCGTTGAAGTCGTAGCCCTGGGGAACGAAGTCGGGGAAGGCGGAGGGGGGCGCGTCCCGGGCGGCGAGCCACAGGGAGTCGAAGCGCTCGACGAGCTGGAAGGAGCGCGCGTCGCACTTCTTGAGGTCGGGCTGGCTGGGGCTGCGGCCGTGGCCGTCGGCGTCGAAGAGCCAGCCGTGGTAGGGGCACTCGAGGCGGCCCTCGGGGGTGACACGGCCGGCGGACAGCGGGGCCAGACGGTGGGGGCAGGCATCGGCGAGCGCGGCGGGGCGGCCCTGGGCATCGCGGAAGAGGACGTAGGCGCGGCCGGCGAGCTCCACGCGCACCGGCTTCTCCTTGAGCTTCCGGGAGGGCAGAACGGGGTGGAAGAAGCGGGTGACGTCGGGCATGAGCTCCATGGCCGCAGTATATGCGCGGGGCCTGGGACACCGCCGGGGGCGCCCTGTCTGAAGGATGCTGGACGGAGCCCACTCCCGCGTCGCCGCCGGACTGGGACCGTGCACATACTGACCGCTCGTCCCGGCCCCGACCCGGCCGGGCGGAGGACGGATGACGCTGGAATCGCTGCTCCTGGAGGTCTGGCCCCACGTGGCGGCGGCGTTCGCGGTGGTGGCCAACCTGCTGGCCACCGGGCACGCGGTACTGCGCAAGCGGGACGTGCGCGCGGCGGTGGCCTGGGTGGGGCTGGTGTGGCTGGTTCCGCTGGTGGGAGTGGTGCTGTACCTGCTGCTGGGCATCAACCGCATCCGCCGCCGGGGCCGCTCGCTGGCGCTGCGCCAGGAGCACGGCCAGTTTCCTCCGAGGCCGGAGGTGACGGCGTGCACCCCCGAGGAGCTCGCGGTGGCCATGCTCCCGGCGGCGCACCTGGCCTCGCTGGCCCGGCTGGTGGACGAGGTGGTGCACCACCGGCCCCTGCTGCCGGGCAACCGGCTCGTCCCCTTGGAGGCCGGAGCGGGCGCCTACCCGGCCATGCTGGACGCCATCGAGGCGGCGCGCACCTCCATCTCGCTGTGCAGCTACATCTTCGACAACGACGAGGCGGGCCGGCGCTTCGTGGAGGCCCTGGGGCGCGCGGTGAAGCGCGGGGTGCAGGTGCGGGTGCTCATCGACGCGCTGGGGGCGCGCTACGACTGGCCGCCCATCACCGGGCGCCTGCGCCGGGCGGGGGTGCGGGTGGCGCGCTTCCTCCCCACGCTGCTGATGCCGGCGCGCCTGCCCTTCATGAACCTGCGCAACCACCGCAAGCTGCTGGTGGTGGACGGGCGGGTGGGGTTCACCGGGGGGATGAACATCCGCGAGCACTTCCTGCCCGGCCATGGCGACGCGAGGGACCTGCACTTCCGGGTGGAGGGGCCGGTGGTGGGGCAGTTGCAGGAGACGTTCGCCGAGGACTGGGCCTTCACCACGAAGGAGCGCCTGCAAGGGGAGGCGTGGTTCCCGCCGCTGGAGCCCGTGGGGCCGGTGTTGGCGCGGGGGATTCCGGATGGCCCGGACGAGGACTTCGAGACCCTGCGCTGGACGCTGCTGGGGGCATTGGCGTGCGCGCGCTCCACGGTGCGCATCGTCACGCCCTACTTCATCCCGGACTCGGCGCTCGTCACGGCGCTGAACGTGGCGGCGCTGAGGGGCGTGCGGGTGGACGTGGTGCTACCCGAGCGCCTCAACCTCCCGGTGGTGCAGTGGGCCGCCACCGCGCAGCTGTGGCAGGTGATGCGCCCGAACTGCCGCATCTTCCTCACGGCGCCCCCGTTCGATCACACCAAGCTGATGGTGGTGGACGGGGTGTGGTCGCTGGTGGGCTCGGCGAACTGGGATCCGCGCTCGCTGCGGCTCAACTTCGAGTTCGACGTGGAGTGCTACGATCCGGAGCTCGCCATGCGGCTGGAGGGCCTCATCGAGGAGCGGCTGAAGCGTGCGCGGCAGCTCACCCAGGAGGAGCTGAGCGCCCGGTCCCTGCCCATCCGGCTGCGGGATGGCGTGGCCCGGCTGCTGTCGCCGTACCTGTAGGCGCGCGCGCCGCCTCAGGCGTTGGCCACCCGGGACACGGCCTCCGTCCAGCGGATGTCGAAGGTGCAGCCGGTGGCGTCGAAGGACAGCACTTCCACGTGCACGTCATGAGCGCCGGCCACCTGCTGCGCCCGGAGGATGAGCCCCACCATGAAGGAGGGGTGGTCGCAGAGGACGTCGTTCATCCACAGCTCGACGTGCTGCGGCGAGTGGTCCACCAGCCGCACCTCGCTGAAGTTGTTGCCGCCGCGGAGGTCCTGACTGATGCGCGCCAGCGTCAACCCGAGCCCGAAGGCCGGGGCGAGCCCCGCCACCACGCGCCCCACGAACGTCTGGAGGTAGCCCTCCAGGAAGTGCTCCCCCATCCAGCCATGCGCCTCGGAGGGAGACAGGTCCGGGTAGAGCGCCTCGGAGGCGATGCGCACGAACGTCTTCCACTGCTCCAGGGGGTAGGAGATGGCGAGTGGATGCTCCAGATCCAACCCCGCCTCCAGCAACCGGGCCCGGGCCTCGGAAGACAGGCGCGCCCCCAGACCGCGCACGAAGAGCGCTTCGACGGTCGTGGCGAAGACCTGTTTCTCCAGCGGCATGACGGCCTCCTCGGCTCCTCCAAGGAAAGCGGCTCCAACACAGAGGCGCATCACGCGCCACTACCGAACGATCAGCTTCTCACAAAACAAGACACTTCCGCCAGACCACGGGGGGCGGTGTTGGACCGCGAGCCCACGAGTCAGGAGGGAACACGGCCGACGAGCGCGAGGATGGTGTCGCCGTAGCGCTCGGCCAGCTTGGGGCCCACGCCGTGGATGCGTTGCAGCGCGGCACCATCGCGAGGGCGCGCGGTGGCGATGGCACCGAGCACCTTGTCGGTGAGGATGCGGAAGGCGGGGACGCGCCGTTTGCGTGCCTCGGCGAGCCGCCACGTGCGCAGGGCCTCCACGAGTTGGGGCGAGGCCGTGCTCACACCGAGCGTCGCCCCGCTACGCCTGGAGCGCTCCAACGCCCGTGCCAGGGCCTCGCGGCCGCGAGGCGCCCGAGGCACCTCCACCCGCTCCGCCATGTCACCCTCGAACTCGTAGTCGTACTCGACCTCGGTCCGGGCCGGAGCCGAGCGCTTCCTCCTGCCTCCGGAAGCGGCTGCCTTGCGGCGCGACGTGCGGCGGCTTCCTCCGGCCGCGGAGGACGCCTTGGCCCGCGAGCCCCGGCGCTTGCGCGCGGGAGCCTCGTCCGCAGGCCGTGGCAGTTGTACCTGTCCCGGTGCGGGCTCGCGCGTCCTCCGGCCCTCGGGCGTGAGCGTCACGCGCTGGAAGGTGATGTTCTGCCCGTCCTTCTCGAAGGTGTCCTCGGACAGGCGCACGAGCCCCGCCCGCACCAGTCCCCCGAGCAGCCGCTCGAAATCGCGGCGTGGGAGCGCCTCGCCGAACAGCTCCCGGTGAAGCCGGCCGGTGGCCTGGGCATCGCGCTCGTGGAGCGTCCCGAGGATGCGCGCGAGCGCCTGGGCCTCCGACGCGGAAGGCTCGCCGAAGCGCAGGGTGGCGCACGACTCGGGCGCGCAGACATCGCACAGGCCGCACGCCGCGCCCGTGTCCTGCACGTCACCGAAGTGCTCCACCAGGTGCCGCATCCTGCACCCGTGCGACTCGGCGTAGCGCGCCATGTGCTCCAGCTGCGACTGCTTGTGCTCCCGCTGCGTCGTGTACGCGGCCATCCAGCCCGGCCGCCCGCGCTTCACGGACTCGTCCGGCGTCACCTCCACGCCGCCGTGGATCCACAACTGCTCGAGCGCCTTGTCGAAGACCTCGGACTCCATGCGCACCCGCGCCGACAGCGCCTCCTTGGGCTCCGGCTCCTCGCGCGTGGCGCGGTAGATGCGCTCGAGCACCGAGGGCTCGGGGTAGTCGCGCTGGTGGAAGAACTCGTGCGTGCGCCGGTCGATGAAGGAGTGCAGCAGCACCGCGCGCGAGGGCTTCCCATCCCGGCCCGCGCGCCCCAGCTCCTGGTAGTAGCCCTCCACGCTCGCGGGCAGCGCCGCATGCACCACCGTGCGCACGTCCGCCTTGTCGATGCCCATGCCGAAGGCCGTCGTCGCCACGATGACCTCCAGCCGGCCATTGAGGAACCGCGTCTGCACCTCGTCGCGCTCCGTGGCACTCATGCCCGCGTGGTAGGTGCCCGTGCGGAACTCCGCGCCGAGTTCCTCCGTGTACCGCTCCGCGTGCTTGCGCGTCGCCGCGTAGACGATGGCCGGACGGTGCGCCGGGTCCGCGAGCAGCTCGCGGATGGCGTCGGCGCGCTGGCTCGGATTGAGCTCGCGCACCTCGATGGCGATGTTGGTGCGCCGGAAGCCGTGGATGAAGGTGCGCGCGGGCGCGCTCCCCGTGCCCTTGAGCCCCAGCTGCTGGACGATGTCCCGCTGTACCCCCGGTGTCGCCGTCGCGGTGAGCGCCACGACCGGCGCCGGACGGAGCATCGGCAGCCGGGCCCCCAGCAGCCGGTAGTCCGGGCGGAAGTCGTGCCCCCACTGCGAGATGCAGTGGGCCTCGTCCACCGCCACGAGTGCCGGTGTCCGCCGGGCCAGCAGCTCCACGAAGCCCGGCACCCCCAGCCGCTCGGGCGCGATGAAGAGGAAGTCCAGCCTCCCCTCCAGGTACTCCGCGCACACCTGGCGCGAGGTGGCACGGTCTCGTCCCGAGTGGATACGCTCCGCCGCCAGACCGAGCGACTGGAGCCGCGCCACCTGGTCCTCCATCAGCGCGATGAGTGGGCTGATGACCAGGGTCGTTCCCGCTCGCGCCAGACCCGGCAGCTGGTAGCAGAGGGATTTGCCCGCCCCCGTCGGCATGACCAGCAGCAGGTCCTTGCCCTCCGTCGCCGCACGGCACACCGCCTCCTGGTACGGCCGGAAATCCGAGAAGCCGTACACCTCGTGCAGCAGTCCTCGCAGGGCGTTCGGCGGCGTGGGCTCGCGTGGCTTGCGCTCAGGTCGCGTGTTGGGCGCGACGAGGGTGAGGGACGGGCGCGCGGTGGTGCGCGGGGATTTGGGAAGACCCTCACCCTGACCCTCTCCCAGGGGGAGAGGGGATTCACGCGGAGCCAACCTGGGGGTCCGCGTACCCTCTCCCCGTCCCTCTCCCGGAGGGCGAGGGGTGGTGGGCGGCGGCATCGGCAGATTGGGCGGAACCTTTCCCACCACCTCGATGACGTAGGCCTCGATTCCCTTCAGGAACGAGTCCAGGTCTCCGCTGCCCCGCTCGATGCGCTGCAGCCACGCCTCCCATTGTCCCGTCATCGCCGGGCTCTTCACGTCCGGATGCACCACCCGGATGAGCGCGATCCCCTTCTCCGTCGCCTCGAACGACTTGCCCCTCCTCACCAGATAGCCACGGTCCAGCAGGGTCTCGATGATCGCCGCGCGCGTGGCCGGTGTCCCCAGCCCCGACTCCCTCATCGCGTCCGCCAGCTCCTTGTCGTCCAGCGTCCGCCCCGCCGTCTCCATCGCCGTCAGCAGGCTCGCGTCCGTGAGCCGGGGCGGCGGCCGCGTCCGCTTCGTCACCGGCTTCACCTCGCGCACCGAGCGCGCCTGCCCCTTCGCCAGCCCCGATGGCAACTCCTGCTCGTCCTCGGGCTCCTCCGCCTCCCCCTCCCCCTCCTTCTTCCCCGCCTCCCGAGGCTTCGGCGCCTTCTGCCCTCCTCCCACGTCCAGCACCTTCCAGCCCTGGCGCTCCACCATCGTGCCCGTGCTCTGGAAGCGGTCCACCACCCCGGACGCGTCCTTCGCCGTGACCGCCGTGATGACCGTCGTCACCGACCAGACGAAGTCCTCGTGCCACGCCGCCAGCAGCCGGCGGCAGACGAGCTCGTAGATGCGCCGCTCCTCCTGCGACAGCCTCGCGCCCTCCGGCGAGGTCGCCGTGGGGATGATGGCGTGGTGGTCCGTCACCTTCGCGTCGTCCACGAAGCGCCGCCCCAGCGGGCGCTGTCCCGTGCCCGGCGCGAGCAGCGCCTCCCAGGGCGCGCGGATGGCGTTCACCACGTCCGGCAACGTCTCGGCAATCTGCTTCGACAGGTGCCGGCTGGAGGTACGCGGGTAGCTCAGCAGCTTGTGCTTCTCGTACAGCGCCTGCGCCAGCTCCAGGGTGCGCTGGGCGCTGTAGCCATACAGCCGGTTGGCGTGGCGCTGGAGCTCCGTCAAATCGTAGAGCAGCGGCGGCGCCATCCGCTTCGTCTCGGCGGTGACGGACTCCACGGCGGCGTGGCCCGCCTTCACCCGCTCGACGATGCGCCCGGCCTCCTCGCCATCCGCGGACAGACGCCGCGCCTCGCGCGCGTCCCACTCCTTCTCCTTCCCCGGCTCGGCGGGACGGAACCAGGTGCCTTGATATTGCCCCTGCGGTCCCTCGGGACCCGCCGGACCGAACGTGGCCAGAATCTCCAGGTAGTCCTTCGGGACGAAATCGCGGATGGCCAGCTCGCGCTCCACCACCATGGCCAGCGTGGGCGTCTGCACCCGCCCCACCGACAGCGTGTCCCCGCCCGCCAGCGTGTACAGGCGCGACAGGTTCATCCCCACCAGCCAGTCCGCCCGGCTGCGCCCCTTCGCCGCGTCCGCCAGCGGCTCGTAGTCGCGCCCCGGCTTCAGCAAGCGGAAGCCCTCCCGGATGGCCCCCTCCGTCAGCGACGACACCCAGAGCCGCCGCACCGGCTTGCGGCACCCGGCGGCCTCGTAGATGTAACGGAAGATGAGCTCGCCCTCGCGCCCGGCGTCCGTGGCGCACACCACGGTGTCCACCTCGGGCGCGTTCATCACCCGGCGCACCACCTTGAACTGGCTCGCCGTCTTCTCCTCCACCACCAGCGGCCACTCGCGCGGCAGCATCGGCAGCAGCTCGCGCTGCCAGCGCTTCCACTCCGGCCGCATCTCATGCGGCTGTGCCAGTCCCACCAGGTGCCCGATGGCCCACGTCACCACGTAGCCGTTGCCCCGGTAGCACCCCTCGCCCTGCTCGCGAGCCCCCAGCGCCCGCGCGATGTCGCGCGCCATGGATGGCTTCTCCGCCACCACGGCCATCACGCCCCGTCCTCCGTCACCCATGTTCATCCCACCTCATCGCGTCCGGCCCCGACCCTTACCGCGTCCGTCGGGTCTGGCCATCCCCCTACATACACCACCCCTGCAAGGTCGTTCAGGTATTCAACTTACATACCCGCTGGGCGGGCGAGCGGGCAGGGGGCGCGGATTCCCGGCACTCCCGCCCAGGCCCGCATCGCGTGGCGCTCATACGCAAGCGGTTGGCGTCCGAGAGGAAAACTCCCGATCGCACTTTGGCCATTATCCGCCCGTCGCCAACGCGCTCACGGGCACGCCACGGGGGGAGGAGCCCATGCATATGAGGTTGGAGAACGGGATGAAGGTGTCGGGTCATCAGGGCCACGGGAAGCGGTTCGAGGGTCAGGCGGTCGGGGTGGTCCTGCATGTGGGGGGGGAGCAGAGCGCGTCGGTGGTGAGACCTCTGGCCCGGCCGTCGTACATGGCCGGGCAGTTCGAGCGCGATGGGGGCAACCGACTGGAGGTGCCGCCGTTGGCGTCCTTCGCGGGGGCGAAGCGGACC encodes:
- a CDS encoding DUF2378 family protein, producing MPLEKQVFATTVEALFVRGLGARLSSEARARLLEAGLDLEHPLAISYPLEQWKTFVRIASEALYPDLSPSEAHGWMGEHFLEGYLQTFVGRVVAGLAPAFGLGLTLARISQDLRGGNNFSEVRLVDHSPQHVELWMNDVLCDHPSFMVGLILRAQQVAGAHDVHVEVLSFDATGCTFDIRWTEAVSRVANA
- a CDS encoding DNA topoisomerase 3, producing MGDGGRGVMAVVAEKPSMARDIARALGAREQGEGCYRGNGYVVTWAIGHLVGLAQPHEMRPEWKRWQRELLPMLPREWPLVVEEKTASQFKVVRRVMNAPEVDTVVCATDAGREGELIFRYIYEAAGCRKPVRRLWVSSLTEGAIREGFRLLKPGRDYEPLADAAKGRSRADWLVGMNLSRLYTLAGGDTLSVGRVQTPTLAMVVERELAIRDFVPKDYLEILATFGPAGPEGPQGQYQGTWFRPAEPGKEKEWDAREARRLSADGEEAGRIVERVKAGHAAVESVTAETKRMAPPLLYDLTELQRHANRLYGYSAQRTLELAQALYEKHKLLSYPRTSSRHLSKQIAETLPDVVNAIRAPWEALLAPGTGQRPLGRRFVDDAKVTDHHAIIPTATSPEGARLSQEERRIYELVCRRLLAAWHEDFVWSVTTVITAVTAKDASGVVDRFQSTGTMVERQGWKVLDVGGGQKAPKPREAGKKEGEGEAEEPEDEQELPSGLAKGQARSVREVKPVTKRTRPPPRLTDASLLTAMETAGRTLDDKELADAMRESGLGTPATRAAIIETLLDRGYLVRRGKSFEATEKGIALIRVVHPDVKSPAMTGQWEAWLQRIERGSGDLDSFLKGIEAYVIEVVGKVPPNLPMPPPTTPRPPGEGRGEGTRTPRLAPRESPLPLGEGQGEGLPKSPRTTARPSLTLVAPNTRPERKPREPTPPNALRGLLHEVYGFSDFRPYQEAVCRAATEGKDLLLVMPTGAGKSLCYQLPGLARAGTTLVISPLIALMEDQVARLQSLGLAAERIHSGRDRATSRQVCAEYLEGRLDFLFIAPERLGVPGFVELLARRTPALVAVDEAHCISQWGHDFRPDYRLLGARLPMLRPAPVVALTATATPGVQRDIVQQLGLKGTGSAPARTFIHGFRRTNIAIEVRELNPSQRADAIRELLADPAHRPAIVYAATRKHAERYTEELGAEFRTGTYHAGMSATERDEVQTRFLNGRLEVIVATTAFGMGIDKADVRTVVHAALPASVEGYYQELGRAGRDGKPSRAVLLHSFIDRRTHEFFHQRDYPEPSVLERIYRATREEPEPKEALSARVRMESEVFDKALEQLWIHGGVEVTPDESVKRGRPGWMAAYTTQREHKQSQLEHMARYAESHGCRMRHLVEHFGDVQDTGAACGLCDVCAPESCATLRFGEPSASEAQALARILGTLHERDAQATGRLHRELFGEALPRRDFERLLGGLVRAGLVRLSEDTFEKDGQNITFQRVTLTPEGRRTREPAPGQVQLPRPADEAPARKRRGSRAKASSAAGGSRRTSRRKAAASGGRRKRSAPARTEVEYDYEFEGDMAERVEVPRAPRGREALARALERSRRSGATLGVSTASPQLVEALRTWRLAEARKRRVPAFRILTDKVLGAIATARPRDGAALQRIHGVGPKLAERYGDTILALVGRVPS